One Candidatus Binatia bacterium genomic region harbors:
- a CDS encoding HAD hydrolase-like protein: MPTSPRAPSVVFFDLDGTLTDPKPGITGCIQYALERLGEPVPGQDALEWCIGPPLIDSFEKLVGVERAGQGVDLYRERFGDVGLFENQVYPGIPAALSSLLECDLRLFVASSKPKVYVDRILEHFDLVAYFEKSYGSNLDGTRTDKRELLWHALATERVVAAEAMMVGDRGADAVGALHNEMPFLGVLYGYGSRKELEQAGATRFAARPRDLVASLVEGS; encoded by the coding sequence ATGCCGACTTCCCCCCGAGCACCGAGTGTCGTTTTCTTCGACCTTGATGGAACTCTGACCGATCCGAAGCCCGGGATTACCGGTTGTATCCAGTACGCGCTCGAGCGGCTGGGTGAGCCTGTTCCCGGGCAGGATGCGCTCGAGTGGTGCATCGGCCCGCCTCTGATCGACAGTTTCGAGAAACTGGTCGGTGTCGAGCGCGCCGGGCAGGGTGTGGATCTCTATCGAGAGCGGTTCGGTGATGTCGGGCTCTTCGAGAATCAAGTCTACCCCGGGATTCCTGCGGCATTATCCTCACTTCTGGAGTGCGACCTGAGACTCTTTGTCGCTTCCAGCAAGCCGAAAGTCTACGTGGATCGGATCCTCGAGCACTTTGATCTCGTGGCGTATTTTGAGAAGTCCTATGGCTCGAATCTTGACGGCACCAGAACCGACAAGCGCGAGTTGCTCTGGCATGCTCTGGCGACAGAGCGTGTCGTTGCGGCAGAAGCGATGATGGTGGGGGACCGAGGTGCTGACGCGGTGGGCGCCCTTCATAACGAAATGCCTTTTCTGGGAGTCCTCTACGGGTACGGTTCTCGTAAAGAACTTGAGCAGGCCGGCGCGACTCGATTTGCCGCGCGCCCGCGCGATTTGGTGGCTTCTCTTGTGGAGGGAAGCTGA
- a CDS encoding alpha/beta fold hydrolase, protein MADETIELEANGLRFRALAAGDGDPVLCLHGFPDHYESFRHQLPMLADNGYRAVAPMMRGYEPSSQPGRDVAAYHPMRLAHDVVQWARVLGDGRPLHLVGHDWGAVAGALACLLEPSLFRSYTSVAIANFQAVEDGIRNHPGQIRNSWYMVFFQLRGLADWIVARNDFAFIEKLWRDWSPGWAWEPEAMASLKQTFHQPGVRWSALAYYRAMLNPFLEDSKRVRELTRAQTHVPTMAVTGALDGCMETRLFDYLDPALYPRGLRRERIEGAGHFAHQEKPDEFNRLLLDWLGGQT, encoded by the coding sequence ATGGCAGACGAAACGATCGAACTCGAAGCAAACGGCCTTCGTTTCCGTGCGCTCGCGGCAGGCGACGGCGATCCGGTCCTTTGCTTGCATGGATTCCCCGACCACTACGAGTCCTTCCGCCATCAACTCCCCATGCTGGCCGACAATGGCTATCGCGCCGTGGCACCGATGATGCGCGGCTACGAGCCTTCGTCGCAGCCCGGACGCGATGTTGCGGCCTATCATCCGATGCGGCTTGCGCATGATGTGGTGCAGTGGGCGCGTGTTCTGGGCGATGGCCGTCCGCTGCATCTTGTCGGGCACGATTGGGGTGCGGTCGCCGGTGCGCTGGCGTGTTTGCTCGAGCCATCGCTCTTTCGGTCCTACACTTCGGTGGCGATCGCGAATTTTCAGGCGGTGGAGGATGGCATCCGCAATCATCCGGGGCAGATCCGCAACTCCTGGTATATGGTCTTCTTCCAGCTGCGCGGACTGGCAGACTGGATCGTTGCGCGAAACGACTTCGCGTTTATCGAGAAGCTTTGGCGGGATTGGTCGCCGGGTTGGGCCTGGGAGCCCGAGGCGATGGCTTCCCTGAAGCAGACGTTCCACCAGCCGGGTGTGCGGTGGTCGGCTCTGGCCTACTACCGTGCGATGCTCAACCCATTTCTGGAGGATTCGAAACGAGTCCGAGAGCTGACCCGTGCCCAGACGCATGTGCCGACCATGGCGGTCACCGGTGCACTTGATGGGTGCATGGAGACGCGTCTGTTCGACTATCTCGACCCAGCGCTTTATCCCCGGGGCCTGCGGCGGGAGAGGATCGAGGGAGCCGGGCATTTCGCGCACCAAGAAAAGCCCGATGAGTTCAATCGATTGCTTCTCGACTGGCTTGGTGGGCAGACCTGA
- a CDS encoding VOC family protein: MIAPKALPKPARERGRIAPIRLAHAVMRTSRYDAMVQWYKTVLEAETVFANDQVTFLTYDEEHHRIAIANMPGLFTRPGFLAAVDHVAFTYESLGELVHTYRRLKATDILPRWCINHGGTTSMYYGDPDGNYVELQVDNFTTAEALSAFLHGPDFATNPIGVDFDPEELCARHDAGVSHEELVRWPEVAPRGPETMPVSYLGRLHATLARLGARRPR, encoded by the coding sequence ATGATCGCGCCGAAAGCACTTCCCAAGCCGGCCCGCGAGCGCGGCCGGATCGCACCAATCCGACTCGCCCACGCGGTGATGCGCACCAGTCGCTACGACGCGATGGTGCAATGGTACAAGACGGTACTCGAAGCCGAGACGGTTTTCGCCAACGATCAGGTCACCTTCCTCACCTACGATGAGGAACACCACCGTATCGCGATCGCGAATATGCCCGGCTTGTTCACTCGGCCCGGCTTTCTGGCGGCAGTCGATCATGTGGCCTTCACGTACGAGAGTCTCGGCGAGCTCGTTCACACATACCGAAGGCTCAAAGCCACCGATATTTTGCCGCGATGGTGCATCAATCACGGTGGCACAACCTCGATGTACTACGGCGATCCGGACGGGAACTACGTCGAGCTTCAAGTCGACAACTTCACAACCGCTGAAGCGTTGAGTGCGTTTTTGCATGGGCCCGACTTCGCGACCAATCCGATCGGGGTAGACTTTGACCCCGAGGAGCTATGCGCACGACATGACGCAGGCGTATCCCATGAGGAACTGGTTCGCTGGCCCGAGGTTGCCCCGCGCGGTCCCGAAACCATGCCCGTATCGTATCTGGGACGGCTACACGCCACGCTGGCTCGACTCGGAGCGCGGCGGCCGCGGTAG
- a CDS encoding fumarylacetoacetate hydrolase family protein encodes MKLTTFTTPGQAAMPGVLLGDGSRLAQLPEAYCATTGAATAPPELASLQSLIEAGEAALDKVRDLAEKVDATGEQRGVHELGSVRLHAPLPRPVRMRCFSVYEKHMRQSVDALVQARLGRVGAALNGIVGFVKIPGEFYEAPAYYKGNPLSVIGPEDEVPWPTFRETKLDYELELGLVIGRAGQDISESAAREHIFGYTVYNDFSARDRLLREMRGGALGPRKGKDFEGGNAMGPWIVTADEIPDPTSLRMEVRVNGQTHGVGNTADMYHSLESMLAEASAGERLCPGEFFGTGAVGDGTGIEHWRFLEPGDEVELEIERIGVLRNRIGPRTPQRTD; translated from the coding sequence ATGAAACTGACAACTTTCACAACACCCGGACAGGCAGCGATGCCGGGAGTTCTTCTGGGAGATGGAAGCCGTCTCGCCCAGCTCCCCGAAGCGTATTGCGCAACGACGGGCGCGGCGACAGCTCCGCCCGAGCTCGCAAGTCTGCAATCCCTGATCGAAGCCGGGGAAGCCGCTCTCGACAAGGTCCGCGATCTCGCCGAAAAAGTCGATGCCACCGGCGAACAACGCGGCGTGCACGAACTCGGCTCGGTGCGCCTTCATGCACCCTTGCCGCGCCCCGTCCGAATGCGCTGCTTCAGCGTCTACGAAAAACACATGCGTCAATCTGTCGATGCCCTCGTCCAGGCGCGGCTCGGGCGCGTGGGAGCTGCTCTCAACGGAATCGTTGGCTTCGTAAAGATCCCCGGTGAGTTCTATGAGGCGCCAGCCTACTACAAGGGAAACCCCCTCAGCGTCATCGGACCCGAGGACGAAGTCCCCTGGCCCACCTTCCGGGAAACCAAACTCGACTACGAACTCGAACTCGGCCTCGTGATCGGCCGCGCGGGCCAGGACATCAGCGAAAGCGCCGCAAGGGAACATATTTTCGGCTACACGGTGTATAACGACTTTTCTGCTCGCGACCGCCTGCTCCGAGAGATGCGCGGCGGCGCGCTGGGTCCGCGCAAGGGAAAAGACTTCGAGGGAGGCAACGCGATGGGCCCCTGGATCGTGACCGCCGATGAAATCCCGGACCCGACATCGCTGCGGATGGAAGTCCGGGTAAACGGCCAGACTCATGGCGTGGGGAACACGGCAGACATGTATCACTCGCTCGAGAGCATGCTCGCCGAGGCATCTGCGGGCGAACGCCTGTGCCCGGGGGAGTTCTTCGGGACCGGGGCCGTCGGGGACGGGACAGGTATCGAACATTGGCGATTCCTGGAACCGGGCGACGAGGTTGAACTCGAGATCGAGCGGATTGGCGTTCTGCGCAACCGCATCGGCCCACGCACACCCCAAAGGACAGACTGA
- a CDS encoding TetR/AcrR family transcriptional regulator: MSRERIEGAALVAFSEAGFHGASTRDIASRAGVTQQLVTYHYSSKLDLWKAAAERGFGELQTRLAGRLEGLGDVDESTRAGLLLGDFIRFSADHPEMPRFMLQEGGCPGERLHWLVDNHVRPMFEGLRDQLQRLQATGAAVAGNPALLTFMAMTAAGLFAQAAEFELLSGRDPRSPEVVEEYADLLGSILIPGATPSEP, from the coding sequence GTGTCACGCGAGCGCATCGAGGGTGCTGCGCTGGTGGCGTTCTCCGAAGCTGGGTTCCATGGGGCGAGCACCCGCGACATTGCGAGCCGTGCCGGTGTCACCCAACAACTCGTGACCTATCATTATTCGAGCAAGCTCGATCTTTGGAAAGCCGCTGCCGAACGGGGCTTCGGAGAACTGCAGACGCGATTGGCGGGACGGCTCGAGGGGCTCGGTGACGTCGATGAGAGCACACGTGCGGGACTCTTGTTGGGCGACTTCATCCGTTTCAGTGCAGACCACCCGGAGATGCCTCGCTTCATGCTCCAGGAGGGAGGATGCCCGGGCGAGCGCTTGCACTGGCTGGTCGACAATCACGTGCGGCCGATGTTCGAGGGCTTGCGCGACCAGTTGCAACGCCTCCAGGCAACGGGTGCAGCTGTGGCAGGCAATCCCGCCCTTCTGACATTCATGGCCATGACGGCAGCGGGCCTTTTCGCGCAAGCTGCCGAATTCGAACTTCTTTCGGGGCGGGACCCACGCTCTCCCGAGGTCGTTGAAGAGTATGCGGACCTTCTCGGCAGCATTCTGATCCCCGGCGCGACGCCATCGGAGCCGTGA
- a CDS encoding DUF362 domain-containing protein → MVSRRGFHKVAGAGIAALAFSSRVGNAAASGPKPAPLSSAGSARVSLAASRAGEASGNVATAVRRAAEEATDFAWLSRGDSVLIKPVCNSGNTFPATTDPAALHAMILLLKEKGAGRVLVGDMSGVQFVRFQKDSLTGSTRSLMKSAGLLQAAEEAGAEVVAFEEAGWDGFVPERPRQGPDWRGEILMPEVVDRVDHIVLMPRCARHVLAGSTLGLKAAVGWWRTDSRLEYHHDAGSFSRKTAEANSVPSLLDKQRLVLSSGTKVLTTFGPDQGFIAEPEVGLVYASTSVLAHDMVSLAWLIENQQRATPRSAREGFLDDPNQNGLAVNLINRGVTYILGGGLSGFLSAETLERYDLDSVWDDRVLREGFRMNGGVPDLELAAADHDVPAELQARLEAATQLS, encoded by the coding sequence ATGGTTTCCCGAAGAGGATTTCATAAGGTTGCGGGTGCCGGCATCGCGGCCCTCGCGTTCTCGAGTCGTGTCGGCAACGCCGCGGCGTCCGGTCCAAAACCGGCGCCGCTTTCGTCTGCTGGTAGCGCGCGGGTCTCTCTGGCGGCGTCTCGAGCCGGTGAGGCTTCGGGCAATGTCGCGACGGCGGTCCGCCGTGCGGCCGAGGAGGCGACCGATTTCGCATGGCTGAGCCGCGGTGATTCGGTTCTGATCAAACCCGTCTGCAATTCCGGCAATACCTTCCCGGCCACCACCGATCCCGCAGCTCTGCATGCAATGATCCTGCTCCTCAAGGAGAAGGGTGCCGGCCGGGTTCTGGTCGGGGACATGTCGGGCGTTCAGTTTGTTCGCTTCCAGAAGGATTCGCTCACCGGAAGTACGCGATCGCTGATGAAGAGTGCCGGCCTTCTGCAGGCGGCCGAGGAGGCTGGCGCGGAAGTTGTTGCCTTCGAGGAAGCCGGTTGGGATGGGTTTGTCCCGGAGAGGCCGCGCCAGGGACCGGATTGGCGCGGCGAGATCCTGATGCCCGAGGTCGTCGATCGGGTTGACCATATCGTGTTGATGCCGCGATGTGCTCGGCATGTGCTCGCCGGAAGCACCCTTGGACTCAAGGCCGCCGTTGGTTGGTGGCGTACCGATTCGCGGCTGGAATACCACCACGATGCCGGCTCCTTTTCACGGAAGACAGCCGAAGCCAATTCCGTCCCGAGTCTCCTCGACAAGCAGCGGCTGGTCCTGTCGAGTGGCACCAAGGTCCTGACCACCTTCGGTCCGGATCAGGGCTTTATCGCGGAACCCGAGGTCGGGCTGGTCTATGCATCGACATCCGTACTCGCGCACGACATGGTCTCTCTGGCGTGGTTGATCGAAAACCAGCAAAGAGCAACGCCGCGTTCCGCACGCGAGGGCTTCCTTGATGATCCGAACCAGAACGGTCTGGCGGTCAATCTGATCAACCGCGGCGTGACCTACATTCTTGGCGGGGGACTTTCGGGCTTTCTGTCAGCCGAGACGCTTGAACGCTACGACCTCGACTCGGTCTGGGATGATCGTGTGCTCCGCGAGGGGTTCCGGATGAACGGCGGTGTTCCGGACCTGGAACTGGCGGCAGCGGATCACGATGTGCCCGCGGAACTTCAGGCAAGGCTCGAGGCAGCAACCCAGTTGAGTTGA
- a CDS encoding CotH kinase family protein, producing the protein MNEYNGVRDDRYLNGGDEIEDDDGEQAADVFLGRIVGNGGNWFELVVTAEILDVRGWQILIDDDGGSTLATLTFSQDPLLATLQAGTIITIAEDLFEDASYDPDAGDWGIQLTAGSAGSGTYISATPFAVSHDDTTFEIRNDSGLLVFGPNGEGVNAPSGVSSREVGALEADPSAGVTATSPDYDDGTSSTFGAANVVGGGETQDFSALRIGLPVGDLDFDGWADCADNCPEAANIDQVDTDEDGFGDACDADQGSPAGPGLPAEGCAVEDPFDPEVLMQVEVFMSQADWNALRLEPRPLNELFPATCPKAPAESPFEFFPADATINGVTITNIGVRKKGFLGSVNSQRPSLKLKFSEFEDDQRLFGLKRLTLNNGNQDPSRIKTCLSYKVFTDAGVPAPRCNFARVQVTHENGTVDLGIYAHVESLKSAFLRRSFGSADGNLYEAAALADLETDSVGFYEIKNNEDTNDTADIWRLADTVTNASSDDLLTDLGDLLDVDEFLTFWTTEALVGHWDGYAGDRNNNYMYVDPATGLFRFIPWGTDDTFGRGNPFGGNEEVAPLIWWEGRLAWRLYGKGTVASAYQTRMQSLFDTIWDEAELLAEIDRMEALITPFTGDISAHTAKIRNFVTTREARFVAEFAGGPPSRGNPGEPRPCFGGTNFGSQVECPVCDFEREDEKCQEAIAKAGLGLVKKRMIDMRRCRELLGKGVGLTLADGVTVLTDPEDCGEELRVSQSTTKLAIKSRKKIAAKCTNPIVAKLATCANSVNALITVDGLAGCLLDDHLDRADAMVAYEFGANPPDDSAARKCQSGLARAGLAYATKTMKAVQKCRDSSNAGKDLFLDKEGSRPLVSSAECSSEYRAAAEIARGGIKARAKLERSGCDAGTLTSLDTCATTLDGMVGADGTTGCFIEGHDAERFQAVRKQYCDEKICP; encoded by the coding sequence GTGAACGAATATAATGGCGTGCGCGATGACCGCTACCTCAACGGCGGCGACGAGATCGAGGATGACGACGGGGAGCAGGCGGCCGACGTTTTTCTGGGACGGATCGTCGGCAACGGTGGCAACTGGTTCGAATTGGTTGTTACCGCAGAGATCCTCGATGTTCGTGGCTGGCAGATTCTCATCGACGATGACGGCGGGTCGACGCTGGCAACTCTGACCTTTTCACAAGACCCGCTTCTCGCCACCCTCCAGGCCGGAACCATCATCACGATTGCAGAGGACCTGTTCGAAGACGCCAGCTACGATCCGGACGCCGGCGACTGGGGGATTCAGTTGACGGCGGGGTCGGCGGGGTCGGGCACCTACATCAGTGCAACGCCATTTGCCGTTTCGCATGACGATACCACGTTCGAGATTCGCAACGACAGCGGTTTGTTGGTCTTCGGACCCAATGGCGAGGGCGTCAATGCGCCTTCGGGGGTCAGCAGTCGCGAGGTCGGTGCTCTCGAGGCCGATCCGAGCGCCGGGGTTACCGCTACCTCACCGGACTATGACGATGGCACGTCGAGCACGTTCGGGGCTGCCAATGTTGTGGGCGGAGGCGAGACACAAGACTTCTCTGCACTACGCATCGGCCTCCCGGTTGGTGATCTGGACTTCGACGGCTGGGCCGACTGTGCGGACAATTGCCCGGAAGCGGCGAATATCGATCAGGTAGATACGGACGAGGACGGGTTTGGCGATGCTTGCGATGCCGATCAGGGATCGCCGGCTGGACCGGGGCTCCCCGCGGAGGGTTGCGCTGTCGAGGATCCCTTTGATCCTGAAGTTTTGATGCAGGTCGAGGTCTTCATGAGTCAGGCCGATTGGAATGCACTCCGCCTGGAGCCGCGGCCTTTGAACGAGCTTTTCCCCGCGACGTGTCCCAAAGCGCCGGCTGAGTCGCCTTTCGAGTTCTTTCCCGCCGACGCCACCATCAATGGCGTTACCATCACCAATATCGGCGTGCGCAAAAAAGGCTTTCTCGGTTCGGTCAATTCGCAAAGGCCGTCGCTGAAGTTGAAGTTTTCGGAATTCGAGGATGACCAGAGACTCTTCGGCCTCAAGCGCCTGACTCTCAATAACGGCAATCAGGACCCGTCTCGCATCAAAACGTGTCTCTCCTACAAAGTTTTCACGGATGCCGGAGTCCCGGCCCCGAGATGTAATTTTGCGCGTGTCCAGGTGACTCATGAGAACGGCACCGTGGATCTCGGCATTTACGCACATGTCGAGTCACTCAAGAGTGCCTTTTTGCGACGTTCTTTCGGTAGCGCCGACGGAAACTTGTACGAGGCGGCCGCGCTGGCAGACCTCGAAACCGACTCTGTCGGATTCTACGAAATCAAAAACAACGAGGACACCAACGACACGGCCGACATCTGGCGACTTGCCGACACGGTCACCAACGCTTCGAGCGACGACCTGCTGACAGATCTTGGGGACCTTCTGGATGTCGACGAGTTCCTGACCTTTTGGACGACCGAGGCATTGGTCGGGCACTGGGACGGCTACGCCGGGGATCGCAACAACAATTATATGTACGTGGATCCCGCTACCGGTTTGTTCCGGTTTATACCCTGGGGGACTGACGATACATTCGGTCGGGGAAATCCTTTCGGTGGAAACGAGGAGGTAGCACCGCTCATTTGGTGGGAAGGACGACTTGCCTGGCGCCTCTACGGCAAGGGGACCGTCGCCTCGGCATACCAGACAAGAATGCAATCGCTCTTCGATACCATCTGGGACGAAGCTGAATTGCTTGCCGAGATCGATCGTATGGAGGCTCTCATTACACCTTTTACCGGTGATATCAGCGCCCATACGGCCAAGATCAGGAATTTTGTGACCACGCGTGAGGCAAGGTTCGTCGCAGAATTCGCCGGGGGGCCGCCCTCGCGAGGGAACCCCGGAGAGCCACGCCCCTGTTTCGGCGGCACTAATTTTGGATCGCAAGTGGAATGTCCGGTTTGTGATTTTGAACGCGAGGATGAGAAGTGCCAGGAAGCGATTGCCAAGGCAGGCCTCGGTTTGGTGAAAAAACGCATGATCGATATGCGTCGGTGTCGCGAATTGCTGGGCAAGGGGGTTGGGTTGACGTTGGCGGACGGGGTGACCGTACTCACCGACCCGGAAGACTGCGGCGAGGAGCTTCGTGTGTCGCAGTCCACAACGAAGCTGGCCATAAAGTCTCGCAAGAAGATCGCGGCCAAGTGCACCAACCCGATCGTGGCGAAGCTCGCGACTTGCGCAAATAGTGTGAACGCGCTGATCACTGTGGACGGTCTCGCCGGCTGCCTCCTCGACGATCATCTCGACCGCGCCGACGCCATGGTTGCCTACGAATTTGGAGCGAACCCTCCGGACGATAGTGCGGCACGCAAATGTCAATCGGGACTGGCTCGGGCCGGTCTGGCCTACGCGACAAAGACAATGAAGGCCGTCCAGAAATGCCGAGATAGCAGTAATGCCGGCAAAGACCTGTTCCTGGACAAGGAAGGGAGCCGGCCGCTGGTCTCCTCAGCCGAGTGTTCCAGCGAGTACCGGGCCGCCGCCGAAATCGCTCGCGGTGGGATCAAGGCGCGCGCCAAGCTCGAGCGCAGCGGCTGCGATGCCGGGACGCTCACCTCTCTGGATACTTGCGCGACCACGTTGGATGGGATGGTGGGAGCCGACGGAACGACAGGCTGCTTTATCGAAGGGCACGATGCCGAGCGCTTCCAGGCGGTGCGCAAGCAATATTGTGACGAAAAGATCTGTCCCTAG
- a CDS encoding nuclear transport factor 2 family protein — MPYTRSEVEEAYLHFIKTGDSGDWNAWADLHTTDGIWVEHHLGTFEGREAIRKAILEVMKPVPMMQFPVEWHVIDGDRVVYYPAQVMPDPRGQGDVYRFGCVTILGYAGNGEWSYQEDLYNPREAQSVMEAWLAAGGKFAQ; from the coding sequence ATGCCATACACACGATCCGAGGTGGAAGAGGCCTACCTGCATTTTATCAAGACGGGGGATAGCGGGGACTGGAACGCCTGGGCGGATTTACATACGACCGACGGGATCTGGGTCGAGCACCATCTAGGTACTTTCGAAGGCCGCGAAGCGATTCGCAAGGCAATTCTCGAGGTCATGAAGCCAGTGCCGATGATGCAGTTCCCGGTTGAATGGCACGTGATCGATGGAGATCGAGTGGTCTATTATCCCGCGCAAGTCATGCCCGATCCGCGGGGCCAGGGGGACGTCTATCGATTCGGCTGCGTCACCATCCTCGGCTACGCTGGTAACGGCGAGTGGTCCTATCAGGAAGACCTCTATAATCCGCGTGAGGCTCAGTCCGTCATGGAGGCCTGGCTGGCGGCCGGCGGCAAATTCGCGCAATGA
- a CDS encoding DUF3604 domain-containing protein, with amino-acid sequence MESPLSRKILGPLGAAGWLKSSRKQGKLHLLLAAALGTVVFNSALVSSAWAGAPPIDRKVYFGDTHAHSAYSSDAFGFGNRLPPDTAYRLARGDKVKHVGNYSVQLKSPLDFFMLTDHAEMIGIAQIASDPSTTLYQTSLGEDLRDPDQKAGGARFLNALQTAAGSGVAPDGYSNESTRTIWQALIELAELYNDPGHFTTFAAFEWSSMPNGENLHRNVIFRDAQKVPDLPFSAMDSTKPEDLWTYLEKQRARGNDNLAIPHNGNMSNGRMFQPVDSWGAPISAEYAMRRMENEPLFEMMQLKGTSETMPSFAPEDEFADFELLPFSLYTWQRVEQQKTSYVREAYKSGLRFQETIGANPFKFGLEGGGDDHGSTHTWEEFNYHGGHAVLDSTPKDRMTGTIPLEGAAKNLNARLSAGGITGVWADGNNREAIFTAMRRKETFASSGVKIAPRFFAGWDFPPDLTAQTNWVRKAYATGVPMGGDLEPQSAQQATSTSPSFAVSALRDPNSAPLQRIQIIKGWTKNGEMMEKVYDVACSDGAKVDPNTHRCPANGAEVDLKTCAISSDKGSAALAATWKDPDFDPSLPAFYYVRVLENPVCRWSTRDAIALGVPPPDVVAPVIQERVWTSPIWYTPSREKLAGRKLARQ; translated from the coding sequence ATGGAATCGCCTTTATCTCGAAAAATCCTTGGACCGCTTGGCGCCGCAGGCTGGCTGAAATCCTCGCGGAAACAAGGGAAACTGCACCTTTTGCTTGCTGCAGCTCTCGGAACGGTGGTTTTCAATTCAGCGCTTGTCTCATCGGCATGGGCGGGTGCCCCCCCGATCGACCGCAAGGTCTATTTCGGAGACACCCATGCTCACTCCGCGTATTCGAGTGACGCGTTCGGATTCGGCAATCGACTCCCCCCCGACACCGCCTATCGACTTGCACGCGGAGATAAGGTGAAGCACGTAGGCAACTACAGCGTGCAACTGAAATCCCCGCTGGATTTCTTCATGCTTACGGACCACGCCGAAATGATCGGCATTGCACAAATTGCGAGTGATCCCTCGACCACTTTGTATCAGACATCTTTGGGCGAAGATCTTCGCGACCCCGACCAGAAGGCAGGCGGTGCGCGGTTTCTGAATGCCTTGCAAACAGCTGCCGGAAGCGGTGTCGCCCCCGATGGCTACAGCAATGAATCGACCCGCACGATCTGGCAGGCCCTGATCGAATTGGCGGAGTTATACAACGACCCCGGGCACTTCACGACCTTTGCCGCGTTTGAGTGGAGCTCGATGCCCAATGGCGAGAACCTGCATCGGAACGTTATTTTCCGGGATGCCCAAAAGGTGCCCGACCTCCCCTTTTCGGCCATGGACTCCACCAAGCCGGAAGATCTATGGACCTATCTGGAAAAACAGCGTGCTCGCGGCAACGACAATCTGGCGATTCCGCATAATGGCAATATGAGCAATGGCAGGATGTTCCAGCCCGTGGACTCGTGGGGTGCGCCGATCTCGGCCGAATATGCGATGAGACGCATGGAAAACGAGCCACTTTTCGAGATGATGCAGCTCAAGGGCACCTCAGAGACGATGCCCAGCTTCGCCCCCGAAGATGAGTTTGCCGACTTCGAGTTACTGCCCTTCAGTCTCTACACATGGCAAAGAGTCGAACAGCAGAAGACCTCCTATGTGCGGGAAGCCTACAAGTCCGGGCTTCGCTTTCAGGAAACGATCGGCGCGAACCCCTTCAAGTTCGGTCTTGAAGGCGGTGGCGACGATCACGGATCGACGCACACCTGGGAGGAGTTCAATTACCATGGCGGGCATGCGGTACTCGATTCTACGCCGAAGGATCGCATGACGGGTACGATTCCGCTCGAAGGCGCCGCCAAAAACCTGAACGCTCGACTGTCCGCAGGTGGCATCACGGGGGTTTGGGCTGATGGCAATAATCGCGAGGCTATTTTTACGGCCATGCGACGCAAGGAAACTTTTGCTTCCTCCGGCGTGAAAATCGCGCCACGTTTTTTTGCGGGATGGGATTTTCCGCCGGACCTGACGGCACAAACAAATTGGGTCCGGAAGGCCTACGCAACCGGCGTCCCCATGGGGGGCGATCTCGAACCCCAATCCGCGCAACAGGCCACCTCCACGAGTCCTTCCTTCGCGGTCTCGGCTCTTCGGGATCCGAATAGTGCTCCGCTACAACGCATCCAGATCATCAAGGGTTGGACCAAGAACGGCGAAATGATGGAGAAAGTCTATGACGTTGCCTGCTCTGATGGCGCCAAGGTCGATCCGAACACACATCGCTGCCCCGCCAACGGGGCTGAGGTCGATTTGAAGACTTGCGCAATTTCAAGCGATAAAGGATCGGCCGCACTCGCCGCCACCTGGAAAGATCCGGATTTCGATCCTTCGCTGCCAGCCTTCTACTATGTGCGTGTTCTTGAAAATCCGGTCTGCCGGTGGAGCACGCGAGATGCGATTGCCCTCGGAGTTCCCCCTCCCGACGTCGTCGCACCCGTAATTCAGGAGCGCGTATGGACTAGTCCGATCTGGTACACCCCCTCTCGAGAAAAACTGGCTGGTCGCAAGCTCGCGCGGCAATAG